The segment TAATTTTTTCATGCATATTCCTCCTATTGTTACTTAACTTATATACGTTTTCTCGGCAAAAAAGTTTCAAGTTATCACAACAAAAAAACATCATTTAGATAAAATAATCTAATGATGTTTTTTTGTTTATAAATTTATTTTATTATAATACGCTTGCATGACCTTTATAGATGACACCTGTTTCGGCATCCATTGTAATCTCTTGACCATGACGGATTAATGTTGTTGCTTCTTTTACACCAACAATTACTGGGATTCCTAAGCTCAGGCCGACTACTGCTGCATGGCTCGTTAACCCACCTGCTTCTGTAATAATTCCTACACAGTTTTCGATGGCAGGCATCATTTCACGGTCCGAACCAACCGTTACGATAATAACACCCTCTGTATCGTACGCTAATGCTTCTCCTGCATTTTTCGCTACAACTGCTTTTGCGACAACGGATGCTTTACCAATTCCTTGCCCGCGCGCTAATAAGTCCCCGATTACGTGAACTTTCATTAAGTTTGTTGTACCTGCTTCACCAACTGGTACGCCTGCTGTAATAACTACAACATCACCATGATTGACAAACTCATGCTTTAACGCTTCGTCAACAGATAGCTCTAAAATTTCATCCGTTGTTGATACGCGAGAAGTAACGATTGGTTTAACGCCCCAAACTAATGTTAATTTTTGAGCAGTTGTTGGCTGACTTGTAACGGCAATAACTGAAACCCCTGGGCGATATTTGGCAATCATGCGTGCCGTATTTCCGCTTTCAGTTGGCGCTAATACTGCTTTTACACCTAGGTTAATTGAAGTGAAAGCTACCGCCTGAGAAATGGCTTCTGTCATATTTGCTTGTCTTTCACGGCTACGTTGTGAAACGATTGCGCGGTAATCTAAAGAGTCTTCCGTGCGTTCTGCAATTTTATTCATCGTTGCTACTGATTCCACTGGGTATAATCCAGCTGCCGTCTCACCTGAAAGCATGATCGCATCTGTACCATCGATAATTGCATTGGCCACGTCTGAAGCTTCTGCGCGTGTTGGACGTGGGAAACGTTGCATAGAATCTAACATTTGTGTTGCTGTAATAACAGGTTTCCCTACTTGATTACATTTTTTGATTAGGTTTTTTTGTACTAACGGTACTTCCTCAGCAGGAATTTCTACACCTAAATCCCCACGCGCAACCATTAAGCCATCTGAAACTTCGATAATTGCGTCAATATTATCAACGCCTTCTTGGTTTTCGATTTTAGGAATAATTTGAATATGGCTTCCTTCATTTTGTTCCAACAATTCACGGATTTCTAAAACATCCTTAGCTGTTCGAACGAATGATGCTGCAATAAAGTCTACACCTTGCTCAATACCAAATAAAATGTCTGATGCATCTTTGTCAGTAATTCCCGGTAATTTCACTGAAACACCTGGTACATTTACACCTTTTTTATTTTTTAAAACGCCCGCATTTTCTACAATTGTATGGATTCGACCTTGTTCTGTATCCTTTGCTAAAACACGTAGTTCGATTAAGCCGTCATCTAATAAAATTCGGTCATTTTGCTCTACATCTTCAATAAGACGATCATAAGTTACAGAAAAACAAGATTCATTTCCGATTACTTCAGTCATTGAAATATCAATTACTTGTCCCGATACTAAATGAACCTCGTCATTTTCCATCGTATGCGTACGAATTTCTGGTCCTTTCGTATCTAATAAAATTCCGACAGGCTTCTTCATACGCTCCGACGCATCGCGAATCGCCGCAATTCGAACAGCATGGTCTTCATGACCCCCGTGTGAAAAATTTAATCGCGCAACATTCATACCTGCTGTAATTAATTTTTCTAACATTTCTGGTGATTCACTTGCTGGTCCAATCGTACATACAATTTTAGTTTTTCTCATCCTATGTCATCTCCGTTTGTGTAATATCAATTATGCCGGGGCATTAAATTGATAGTTCTTTTGATAATGTGTATAAACTTAAATCTGCTTGATGCTTTTGCTCAAATGCTTCTTTAAAATCATAATCAATTACATCATGACTTTTAATACCGACAGCACGTCCGCCTTTACCTTCTATTAGAAGTTCTACTGCACGCGCTCCGAATAAACCGGCTAAAACTCGGTCACGTGCGGATGGTGAACCACCACGTTGAATATGTCCTAATACAGAAGTTCGAATTTTTACCCCAGTACGTCCTTCTAATTGTTTTGCGAGCTTATGGCCTTTCATCACACCTTCAGCAACGATAATAATACTATGACGCTTTCCTCGTGAAGCCCCACGCTCTAAACGCGTCACGACATCTTCAATTTCAAAATTTTCTTCAGGGATTAAAATCGATTCTGCTCCCCCTGCGAGTCCTGCCCATAATGCGATATCTCCCGCATCACGACCCATCACTTCAATGACAAATGTATTTTCATGACTTGTTGCTGTATCACGAATTTTATCGATTGAATCTACCACTGTATTTAATGCTGTATCAAAACCTATTGTATATTCTGTCCCAGGAACGTCATTATCAATCGTCCCCGGAATTCCAACACACGGAAAACCTTTTTCGGTTAATTGCATCGCACCACGGTAAGAGCCGTCACCACCGATAACGACTAATCCTTCAATGCCTGCTTTTTTCATGCGTTCAATTGCTTTTTCCTGATAATCTCCCTCTTTAAACTCTGGGAAACGAGCAGAATATAAGATTGTACCACCACGCTGAATAATGTCTCCAACTGAGCCTATATCTAGAGGTTTATAATTTTCATTATAGAGCCCTTCATAGCCATGATAAACTCCAACGACTTCTACGCCATGATATCGTGCTTTACGAACTACAGCACGGATGGCAGCATTCATCCCTGGAGCGTCTCCCCCACTCGTTAAAACTGCTATCTTCTTCATCAAATGTTCTCCTCCTATGCTACTATTCACATTAACAGAAAAACGGTTGATATGTAACTATTCTGAGGAACAATTATTAAAAGCTTTACAAAAAAATCAATTACACGAACGTGTAATTGATTTTTCATAAGAATTGCTACTCCATCATCTATTCGGTATACTGTCCAATATTTTTATATTTAACATAACGTTCTTCAATTAATTGCTCTACGGATAGTTGATTTAAATGAGCTAACGTGTCTTCGATGCATTCCTTCATCGCGCTTGCTTGTTGATCAATATTTTTATGTGCGCCTCCTGCAACTTCAGGGATGATGCCATCGATTACACCCAATCGTTTTAAATCAGGAGCAGTAACTTTCATTGCTTCCGCAGCTTGTTTTGCATAGCTTGCATCTTTCCATAAAATCGATGCCGCTCCTTCAGGTGAAATGACTGAATACGTTGAATTTTCAAGCATAAAAATTTTATTTGCTACCCCAAGTGCTAATGCGCCGCCACTTCCACCTTCACCAATGACAATACTAATAATCGGTACTTTAAAGCCTGCCATTTCAAATAAATTACGCGCAATCGCTTCACTTTGACCACGCTCTTCTGCAGCTTTTCCTGGGTAAGCGCCTTTCGTATCGATAAAGCAAATAATTGGGCGCTTAAACTTTTCAGCTTGCTGCATTAATCGTAGTGCTTTTCGATACCCTTCAGGATGGGGCATGCCGAAATTACGACGAATATTTTCCTTCGTTGTTTTTCCTCGCTGATGTCCAATAATCGTAATCGGTTGTCCATTAAATGACGCGATTCCACCAACAATTGCCTCGTCATCCTTAAAACTACGATCGCCATGTAATTCAATAAAATCCTCAAAAATTCGTTCAATATAATCAAGCGTTGTTGGTCGCTGCGGATGACGAGCGACTTGAACGCGATTCCATGGTTCCATATTGGCATACAGACTTTGCTCTAATTGTGACAAGCGCGTTTCTAGCTTTTCAATCTCACCGCTCATGTCGACATCTGCTTCTACTGCGATGGTCTTTAACTCATCAATTTTTTCACGTAGCTTTACAACGGGTTCTTCAAACGCCATTAATTTAGACATGAGACACGCCTCCTTGTACATGTAATTTCACAATCGTTGCAATTTTATCACGCATATCTAAACGGCTAATAATAGCATCTAATTGGCCATGGTCGAGTAAAAACTCCGCCGTTTGGAAATCTTCTGGTAACTTCTCACGTACAGTTTGCTCAATTACACGTCTTCCCGCAAAGCCAATTAAACTTTGTGGTTCCGCAATATTTAAATCCCCAATCGACGCAAAACTAGCAGATACACCACCCGTCGTTGGATGTGTCATAATCGAAATATATAATAACCCCTCTTCACTATGGCGTTTCAATGCAACACTTGTTTTAGCCATTTGCATTAATGACAGTACGCCTTCTTGCATTCGCGCACCACCGCTCGCCGTAAAAATAATGAAAGGAATACGTAATTCTGTCGCTTTTTCAACCGCTCGCGTTATTTTTTCGCCAACAACCGAACCCATTGAGCCCATACGGAAATGAGAGTCCATCACAGCGATAGCAACCGGAT is part of the Solibacillus sp. FSL K6-1523 genome and harbors:
- the pfkA gene encoding 6-phosphofructokinase, coding for MKKIAVLTSGGDAPGMNAAIRAVVRKARYHGVEVVGVYHGYEGLYNENYKPLDIGSVGDIIQRGGTILYSARFPEFKEGDYQEKAIERMKKAGIEGLVVIGGDGSYRGAMQLTEKGFPCVGIPGTIDNDVPGTEYTIGFDTALNTVVDSIDKIRDTATSHENTFVIEVMGRDAGDIALWAGLAGGAESILIPEENFEIEDVVTRLERGASRGKRHSIIIVAEGVMKGHKLAKQLEGRTGVKIRTSVLGHIQRGGSPSARDRVLAGLFGARAVELLIEGKGGRAVGIKSHDVIDYDFKEAFEQKHQADLSLYTLSKELSI
- the accD gene encoding acetyl-CoA carboxylase, carboxyltransferase subunit beta, which produces MAIRDLFSINRKKNAASLIKKSDEKHFPEGIVTKCPKCKTIHVTKEIEKNIKVCPKCTHHFNMTAHERINCFLDKDSFTSMDDHLQTTNPLNFPAYVEKVNADMAKTGLNEAVLTGVGTLKGNPVAIAVMDSHFRMGSMGSVVGEKITRAVEKATELRIPFIIFTASGGARMQEGVLSLMQMAKTSVALKRHSEEGLLYISIMTHPTTGGVSASFASIGDLNIAEPQSLIGFAGRRVIEQTVREKLPEDFQTAEFLLDHGQLDAIISRLDMRDKIATIVKLHVQGGVSHV
- a CDS encoding acetyl-CoA carboxylase carboxyltransferase subunit alpha; amino-acid sequence: MSKLMAFEEPVVKLREKIDELKTIAVEADVDMSGEIEKLETRLSQLEQSLYANMEPWNRVQVARHPQRPTTLDYIERIFEDFIELHGDRSFKDDEAIVGGIASFNGQPITIIGHQRGKTTKENIRRNFGMPHPEGYRKALRLMQQAEKFKRPIICFIDTKGAYPGKAAEERGQSEAIARNLFEMAGFKVPIISIVIGEGGSGGALALGVANKIFMLENSTYSVISPEGAASILWKDASYAKQAAEAMKVTAPDLKRLGVIDGIIPEVAGGAHKNIDQQASAMKECIEDTLAHLNQLSVEQLIEERYVKYKNIGQYTE
- the pyk gene encoding pyruvate kinase: MRKTKIVCTIGPASESPEMLEKLITAGMNVARLNFSHGGHEDHAVRIAAIRDASERMKKPVGILLDTKGPEIRTHTMENDEVHLVSGQVIDISMTEVIGNESCFSVTYDRLIEDVEQNDRILLDDGLIELRVLAKDTEQGRIHTIVENAGVLKNKKGVNVPGVSVKLPGITDKDASDILFGIEQGVDFIAASFVRTAKDVLEIRELLEQNEGSHIQIIPKIENQEGVDNIDAIIEVSDGLMVARGDLGVEIPAEEVPLVQKNLIKKCNQVGKPVITATQMLDSMQRFPRPTRAEASDVANAIIDGTDAIMLSGETAAGLYPVESVATMNKIAERTEDSLDYRAIVSQRSRERQANMTEAISQAVAFTSINLGVKAVLAPTESGNTARMIAKYRPGVSVIAVTSQPTTAQKLTLVWGVKPIVTSRVSTTDEILELSVDEALKHEFVNHGDVVVITAGVPVGEAGTTNLMKVHVIGDLLARGQGIGKASVVAKAVVAKNAGEALAYDTEGVIIVTVGSDREMMPAIENCVGIITEAGGLTSHAAVVGLSLGIPVIVGVKEATTLIRHGQEITMDAETGVIYKGHASVL